One window of Neisseria subflava genomic DNA carries:
- a CDS encoding Z1 domain-containing protein, which translates to MLQTYLNQLTLPELANSVKKTVDGFMEKLSQIEQKNVQNILLLGNVQSGKTAQVLGILSVLADCDFKLFIYLTTDSVDLQQQTLKRAKTSLDKFIILSENDDSSFTQVMKANNPILVVIKKNARVLKRWRNLFASQSSLKGYPLVIVDDEADAASLNTNADKPDKDVSTINKLLNDIKNSCCQSLFIQLTATPQSLLLQNEESDWQPEFIHFFEAGEKYIGGNFVFSDPPSYIVRFIDSELDDMKDASGEIAEGVKQALHSFLLTCAEFALCGKTNCNFALHPSYKIQDHQAFSQKIQAFLNDLVQAINSGENFADSFKEDYLDLQKTKPDIHHFEEIYEKLTELLENKQIYTLVVNSQTESDFDLERGFNIIIGGNVIGRGLTIPKLQTVYYSRTAKKPNADTFWQHSRIFGYDRDKSLLRLYIPFDVYYFFVQLNQANNLIIEQAKKSDGNIQVIYPKNINPTRKNVLKADSINQMVGGVNYFPLRPNENNLLAINGILPSVLIDKVQSDLYQIDIEDLFLILDKLGNYVPDDWDKEKFIAGVEALKAQRPSFKTYILIKTGRKLSRATGTMLSEDDRKLGEKYPNDLFLTLYQVVGNKDKGWQGEDFWLPNIKLPYKGLVYWGVK; encoded by the coding sequence ATGTTGCAAACTTATCTGAACCAATTAACACTGCCTGAGTTGGCTAATTCTGTTAAAAAGACTGTTGATGGTTTTATGGAAAAACTATCTCAAATTGAACAGAAGAACGTCCAAAACATTTTGCTGTTAGGCAATGTCCAAAGTGGTAAAACCGCTCAAGTATTGGGTATATTGAGTGTTTTGGCTGATTGTGATTTTAAGCTGTTTATTTATTTGACAACCGATAGCGTAGATTTACAGCAACAAACATTAAAACGAGCAAAAACATCATTGGATAAATTTATTATATTATCTGAGAATGATGACAGTAGTTTTACGCAGGTAATGAAGGCAAATAATCCTATTTTGGTTGTGATTAAAAAGAATGCCCGTGTATTGAAACGTTGGCGTAATTTGTTTGCCAGTCAAAGTAGCCTGAAAGGCTATCCTTTGGTTATTGTGGACGATGAAGCCGATGCGGCCAGCTTAAATACTAATGCTGATAAGCCAGATAAAGATGTCAGTACTATCAATAAACTGCTAAATGACATTAAGAATTCTTGTTGTCAAAGCCTATTTATTCAGTTGACCGCCACGCCTCAATCGCTTTTATTGCAAAATGAAGAATCTGATTGGCAACCTGAATTTATCCATTTCTTTGAAGCTGGTGAAAAATACATCGGTGGCAACTTTGTCTTTTCTGATCCTCCAAGCTATATTGTTCGCTTCATTGACAGTGAATTGGACGATATGAAAGATGCGAGTGGTGAAATTGCCGAAGGGGTAAAACAGGCATTGCACAGTTTTCTGCTTACTTGTGCAGAGTTTGCTTTATGCGGTAAAACCAATTGTAATTTTGCTTTACATCCAAGTTATAAAATCCAAGATCATCAAGCCTTTTCTCAAAAAATCCAAGCCTTTTTGAATGATTTGGTACAAGCGATTAATAGCGGGGAGAATTTTGCAGACAGCTTTAAAGAAGATTATTTGGATTTGCAAAAGACTAAGCCTGATATTCATCATTTTGAGGAAATTTATGAAAAACTAACAGAACTTTTAGAAAATAAGCAAATTTATACTCTCGTCGTTAACTCGCAGACAGAATCAGATTTTGATTTAGAAAGAGGCTTTAACATTATTATTGGTGGGAATGTGATTGGACGAGGCTTAACTATTCCGAAACTACAAACGGTTTATTATAGTCGTACTGCCAAAAAACCGAATGCAGATACTTTCTGGCAACATTCGCGTATTTTTGGATATGACCGTGATAAATCATTATTACGGCTTTATATTCCGTTTGATGTCTATTACTTCTTTGTACAACTCAATCAAGCAAATAATCTGATTATTGAGCAGGCAAAAAAATCAGATGGCAATATTCAGGTTATTTACCCGAAAAACATCAATCCGACCAGAAAGAATGTATTAAAAGCTGATAGTATCAATCAAATGGTTGGTGGTGTAAATTACTTTCCACTTCGTCCGAATGAGAATAACTTGTTGGCTATAAACGGTATTCTTCCATCTGTTTTGATAGATAAGGTACAATCTGATTTGTATCAAATAGACATAGAAGATCTATTCTTGATTTTAGATAAGCTTGGTAATTATGTACCTGATGACTGGGATAAGGAAAAATTTATTGCTGGTGTAGAAGCATTAAAGGCACAACGTCCAAGTTTTAAAACCTATATTTTGATCAAAACCGGACGTAAACTTTCTCGAGCAACTGGTACAATGCTTTCGGAAGACGACCGTAAATTAGGAGAAAAATATCCTAATGATTTATTCCTTACACTTTATCAAGTAGTAGGAAATAAAGACAAAGGTTGGCAGGGAGAAGATTTTTGGTTGCCTAATATTAAGTTGCCATATAAGGGACTGGTGTATTGGGGAGTGAAATAA
- a CDS encoding CreA family protein translates to MKKYLLVVLGAMVLAACGDNTDKIGRASTVFHMLGKNDRIEVEGFDDPDVQGVACYISYAKKGGLKETVNLEEDASDASVSCVQSAEVIRYNEAAVLKPRQVFKRSASIAFKSQQIIRYYDPKRKSFAYLVYSDKIVQGSPKNSLSAVSCFAHAKTDTPVPAGGAVYGACVVDAPVADGQK, encoded by the coding sequence ATGAAAAAATATTTATTAGTAGTGTTGGGCGCCATGGTTTTGGCGGCTTGCGGTGACAATACCGATAAAATCGGACGTGCCAGTACGGTGTTTCATATGCTGGGTAAAAACGACCGTATTGAAGTGGAAGGTTTTGACGATCCTGATGTGCAGGGGGTTGCCTGTTATATTTCGTACGCGAAAAAAGGCGGTTTGAAAGAAACGGTCAATCTGGAAGAAGATGCCAGCGACGCATCGGTTTCCTGCGTGCAAAGTGCGGAAGTCATCCGTTATAACGAGGCTGCGGTTTTGAAACCGCGACAAGTGTTCAAACGTAGTGCCAGCATAGCATTTAAGAGCCAGCAGATTATCCGCTACTACGATCCGAAACGTAAGTCTTTTGCTTATTTGGTATACAGCGATAAAATCGTTCAAGGTTCGCCGAAGAACTCTTTGAGCGCGGTATCGTGTTTTGCCCATGCGAAAACCGATACGCCGGTACCGGCAGGCGGCGCGGTTTACGGTGCGTGCGTGGTGGACGCGCCGGTTGCCGATGGACAAAAATAA
- a CDS encoding rubredoxin, translating into MAQYMCGPCGWIYDEDVGDPEHGLPAGTKFEDIPDDWKCPECGVGKEDFYLLDFVI; encoded by the coding sequence ATGGCTCAATATATGTGCGGCCCTTGCGGCTGGATTTACGATGAAGATGTCGGCGACCCCGAACACGGCCTGCCGGCAGGTACCAAGTTCGAAGACATTCCCGACGACTGGAAATGCCCTGAGTGCGGCGTAGGCAAAGAAGATTTTTATCTGTTGGATTTCGTGATATAA
- a CDS encoding YidB family protein, with translation MALMDNLLNAATQMLGGNSENGAQGSLTDMAMDLVKQQGGVGNLINQLQQGGLGDTLSSWVSNQSSNLPVSGTDLQNALGSDTVNQIAQKFGVDAGQAGDLLAKVLPDLVDKATPNGTAQDADGFGLDDIASMLLKNFIK, from the coding sequence ATGGCACTCATGGACAATCTTTTGAATGCGGCTACTCAAATGTTAGGTGGCAACAGCGAAAACGGCGCACAAGGTTCTCTGACCGATATGGCGATGGATTTGGTGAAACAGCAAGGCGGCGTGGGCAACCTGATCAACCAACTGCAACAAGGCGGTTTGGGCGATACCCTGAGCAGCTGGGTTTCCAACCAATCCAGCAATCTGCCTGTGTCCGGCACCGACCTGCAAAATGCTTTGGGCAGCGATACGGTAAACCAAATCGCGCAAAAATTCGGCGTGGATGCCGGTCAAGCAGGCGATTTGTTGGCCAAAGTATTGCCTGATTTGGTAGATAAAGCCACACCTAACGGCACGGCTCAAGATGCGGATGGCTTCGGCTTGGACGACATCGCTTCTATGCTGCTGAAAAACTTTATAAAATAA
- a CDS encoding S41 family peptidase encodes MSTKSTLKKVAIYTLGAFSGIALSLSVQSFAAEKDKKDNEALPVQTIRTMAEVYGQIKANYYQDKPDAELFEGAMKGMVSDLDPHSEYMDKKGYAEMKESTSGEFGGLGMEIGQEDGFVKVVAPIEDTPAERAGVKSGDFIVKIDNTSTRGLTVSEAVKKMRGKPGTKITLTLSRKNADKPIVVNLTRAIIKVKSVRHHLLEKDYGYIRVSQFQERTVAALNEAAQALVKENKGPLKGIILDLRDDPGGLLNGAVGVSAAFLQPDVTVVSTKGRNKKEGMVLKATAEDYITTSGKDPLAGLPAELKTIPMTVLINAGSASASEIVAGALQDHKRAVVVGTQSFGKGSVQTLIPLSGGSAVKLTTALYYTPNDRSIQAQGIVPDVEVKDKDRAFESREADLVGHIGNPLGGQDVNSSTETPADAETKADKDKSKKDKDEDISSRRIPNPAKDDQLRKALDLVKNPAEWQKSLGLAAKKPAPKKDADKDSKK; translated from the coding sequence ATGTCAACAAAATCCACTTTGAAAAAAGTTGCAATCTACACTCTCGGCGCGTTTAGCGGCATCGCCCTCAGTCTGAGTGTACAAAGTTTTGCCGCCGAAAAAGACAAAAAAGACAACGAGGCCCTGCCCGTGCAAACCATCCGCACCATGGCAGAAGTGTACGGCCAAATCAAAGCCAACTATTACCAAGACAAACCAGACGCCGAGCTCTTTGAAGGTGCAATGAAAGGCATGGTGTCCGACCTCGATCCGCATTCCGAGTATATGGACAAAAAAGGCTATGCTGAAATGAAAGAGTCCACCAGCGGCGAATTCGGTGGCTTGGGCATGGAAATCGGACAAGAAGACGGCTTCGTCAAAGTCGTTGCCCCGATTGAAGACACACCCGCAGAGCGCGCCGGCGTGAAAAGCGGCGACTTCATCGTCAAAATCGACAATACCTCTACGCGCGGCCTGACCGTCAGCGAAGCCGTCAAAAAAATGCGCGGCAAACCGGGTACCAAAATCACCCTGACCCTTTCACGCAAAAATGCCGACAAACCCATCGTCGTCAACCTGACCCGCGCCATCATCAAAGTCAAAAGCGTGCGCCATCATCTGCTTGAAAAAGACTACGGCTACATCCGCGTCTCCCAATTCCAAGAGCGCACCGTTGCCGCGCTTAACGAAGCCGCACAAGCCCTTGTCAAAGAAAACAAAGGCCCGCTCAAAGGCATCATCCTCGACTTGCGCGACGACCCGGGCGGCCTGCTCAACGGTGCAGTCGGCGTATCCGCAGCCTTCCTGCAGCCTGACGTAACTGTTGTCAGCACCAAAGGCCGCAACAAAAAAGAAGGCATGGTGCTCAAAGCAACTGCCGAAGACTACATCACCACCAGCGGCAAAGACCCGTTGGCCGGATTGCCTGCCGAGCTGAAAACCATTCCTATGACCGTCCTGATTAACGCAGGCTCGGCCTCCGCTTCCGAAATCGTTGCCGGCGCATTACAAGACCACAAACGCGCCGTTGTCGTCGGCACACAAAGTTTCGGCAAGGGCTCAGTGCAAACCCTGATTCCGCTTTCCGGCGGCAGCGCAGTCAAACTGACTACCGCCCTTTACTACACGCCAAACGACCGCTCGATTCAAGCACAAGGCATTGTTCCTGACGTTGAAGTCAAAGACAAAGACCGCGCCTTTGAAAGCCGCGAAGCCGATTTGGTCGGCCATATCGGCAATCCGTTGGGCGGCCAAGACGTCAACAGCAGCACTGAAACGCCTGCCGACGCTGAAACCAAAGCCGATAAAGACAAGTCTAAAAAAGACAAAGACGAAGACATCTCCAGCCGCCGCATTCCAAATCCGGCCAAAGACGATCAGCTCCGCAAAGCCTTGGACTTGGTGAAAAATCCAGCCGAATGGCAAAAATCTTTAGGTTTGGCAGCGAAAAAACCTGCACCGAAAAAAGATGCGGATAAAGACAGCAAAAAATAA
- the ruvX gene encoding Holliday junction resolvase RuvX, which translates to MPDATKGTVLAFDFGEARIGVAQGDAELGMTHPLATVTGNSNDEKFEAIAKLVKEWQPKYFVVGLPTHTDGTEHELTRLSRKFGRRLHGRFNLPVYWVDERMSSLYAESLLAEAQVFGRKQKSVLDQVAAQAILQGFFEGGAAEYFNGREE; encoded by the coding sequence ATGCCTGATGCAACAAAAGGCACGGTTTTGGCCTTTGACTTCGGCGAGGCGCGTATCGGCGTGGCGCAGGGGGATGCCGAGTTGGGCATGACCCATCCGCTGGCGACGGTAACCGGCAACAGTAATGATGAAAAATTCGAGGCCATTGCCAAGCTGGTCAAAGAATGGCAGCCCAAGTATTTTGTGGTCGGCCTGCCGACGCATACCGATGGCACGGAGCATGAGCTGACCCGTTTGAGCCGCAAGTTTGGTCGCCGTTTGCACGGACGTTTTAACTTGCCGGTTTATTGGGTGGACGAAAGGATGTCTTCCTTATACGCGGAAAGCCTGCTTGCTGAAGCGCAAGTATTTGGCCGAAAACAAAAATCCGTGCTTGACCAAGTAGCGGCGCAGGCGATTTTGCAAGGTTTTTTTGAAGGTGGCGCGGCCGAGTATTTCAATGGCCGCGAAGAATAG
- a CDS encoding acyl-CoA dehydrogenase family protein: MTREALLNNVAELVKSKLKPLVDDIDRKGLYPKEFMLELGKIGGFAATGTVEEGGNGLGLATQIAVLREIGKECGATSFSAWCQAACAWYLHQSPNQAVKDKYLADILQGKVLAGTGMSNTVKHLAGIEKHNLQAERVEGGYKVNGALPWVSNIGEDHIWANTAQVGDSYVMFITGGQWEGVTLQDCPEFCGLEGTRTYSLNFKDVFIPDEDVIASPEQFQSYIPTIKAGFILLQMGIGAGVIDGALGIIRMANVVNAEVNAYLEHSYDELKAALDDAWAETERLADDAWNNKPDTLATLKLREAAAVLALNATQSAALHAGAKGYLMRSPAQRRVREAMFVAIVTPAIKHLRKEIAALEAAQ, from the coding sequence ATGACACGCGAAGCTTTACTGAACAATGTTGCCGAACTCGTTAAAAGCAAATTAAAACCATTGGTGGACGACATCGACCGCAAAGGCCTGTACCCGAAAGAATTTATGCTGGAATTGGGCAAAATCGGCGGTTTTGCCGCGACCGGTACGGTTGAAGAAGGCGGTAACGGTTTGGGTTTGGCAACGCAAATCGCCGTATTGCGCGAAATCGGTAAAGAGTGCGGCGCGACTTCGTTCAGCGCATGGTGTCAGGCGGCTTGCGCGTGGTATCTGCACCAATCCCCCAACCAAGCGGTTAAAGACAAATATTTGGCCGATATTCTGCAGGGCAAAGTTTTGGCCGGTACGGGCATGTCCAATACCGTCAAACACCTTGCCGGCATTGAAAAACACAACCTGCAAGCCGAGCGCGTCGAGGGCGGCTATAAAGTCAACGGTGCTTTGCCTTGGGTATCCAATATCGGCGAAGACCATATTTGGGCGAATACCGCCCAAGTCGGCGACAGCTATGTGATGTTTATTACCGGCGGCCAATGGGAAGGCGTTACCCTGCAAGATTGCCCTGAATTCTGTGGTTTGGAAGGCACGCGCACTTACAGCCTGAATTTTAAAGATGTGTTTATTCCCGATGAAGATGTGATTGCTTCACCTGAGCAGTTCCAGTCTTATATCCCGACCATTAAAGCCGGTTTTATTCTGTTGCAAATGGGTATCGGCGCCGGTGTGATTGACGGTGCGCTCGGCATTATCCGCATGGCTAATGTAGTGAACGCGGAAGTGAACGCTTACCTCGAACATAGCTACGATGAGTTGAAAGCTGCGTTGGACGACGCATGGGCGGAAACCGAACGCCTTGCCGATGATGCGTGGAACAATAAACCTGACACGCTGGCAACCTTGAAACTGCGTGAAGCCGCTGCTGTGTTGGCATTGAACGCCACTCAATCTGCCGCATTGCATGCAGGCGCGAAAGGTTATCTGATGCGCAGCCCGGCACAACGCCGCGTCCGCGAGGCCATGTTTGTCGCCATCGTAACACCGGCCATCAAACACCTGCGTAAAGAAATCGCCGCTTTGGAAGCAGCGCAATAA
- a CDS encoding YqgE/AlgH family protein, with product MNLANHFLIAMPHMDDPFFTDTVIYVCEHDEEGALGIIINKPSPITMDMIFAAADRNIPLRLQHENVMMGGPVQIERGYVVHTPIGRWQNSMVVTDNVALTSSRDVIENLSKEGAVDKALISIGYSKWGKGQLERELAENVWLTVPADEHILFDVPYELRYAAAFEKLGINPNALVSGVGHA from the coding sequence ATGAATTTAGCCAACCATTTCCTGATTGCCATGCCTCATATGGATGATCCGTTTTTTACGGATACGGTCATTTATGTGTGCGAACACGATGAAGAAGGTGCGCTGGGCATCATCATCAACAAACCTTCGCCGATTACCATGGACATGATTTTCGCCGCCGCCGACCGCAATATCCCGTTGCGTCTGCAACATGAAAACGTGATGATGGGCGGGCCGGTTCAGATTGAGCGCGGCTATGTCGTGCATACGCCGATCGGCCGCTGGCAAAACAGCATGGTGGTAACCGATAACGTCGCGCTAACTTCTTCGCGCGATGTGATTGAAAACCTGTCTAAAGAAGGTGCGGTGGACAAGGCTTTGATCAGTATTGGTTATTCAAAATGGGGCAAAGGGCAGTTGGAGCGCGAGCTGGCAGAAAATGTTTGGTTGACCGTGCCTGCGGACGAGCATATTCTTTTTGATGTGCCTTACGAACTCCGTTATGCCGCCGCTTTTGAAAAATTAGGCATCAATCCGAACGCCTTGGTTTCAGGAGTCGGCCATGCCTGA
- a CDS encoding carboxymuconolactone decarboxylase family protein gives MSRLTIHTVETAPEAAKPRIEAVLKNNGFIPNLIGVLANAPEALAFYQEVGKMNGANSLTAGEVEVIQIIAARTNECGFCVAGHTKLATLKKLLSEQSIKAARALAAGEFDDAKLSALATFTQAVMAKKGAVSDDELKAFFDAGYNQQQAVEVVMGVALATLCNYVNNLAKTEINPELQAFA, from the coding sequence ATGTCACGTTTAACCATACACACAGTTGAAACCGCTCCTGAAGCTGCTAAACCACGCATTGAAGCCGTATTGAAAAACAATGGCTTTATTCCTAACCTGATCGGCGTTTTGGCCAATGCGCCTGAAGCTTTGGCGTTTTATCAAGAAGTCGGCAAAATGAATGGTGCCAACAGCCTGACTGCCGGCGAAGTCGAAGTTATTCAAATCATTGCCGCCCGTACCAACGAATGCGGCTTCTGTGTTGCCGGCCACACCAAACTGGCTACCCTGAAAAAACTGCTGTCCGAACAATCCATCAAAGCCGCACGCGCATTGGCTGCAGGTGAGTTTGACGATGCCAAACTGAGTGCTTTGGCGACATTCACCCAAGCCGTTATGGCGAAAAAAGGCGCAGTATCCGACGACGAGCTGAAAGCTTTCTTCGATGCCGGTTACAACCAACAGCAAGCCGTTGAAGTAGTTATGGGCGTTGCTTTGGCAACCTTGTGCAACTACGTCAACAACCTTGCCAAAACTGAAATCAACCCTGAATTGCAGGCATTTGCCTAA
- a CDS encoding murein hydrolase activator EnvC family protein, whose product MRYKPLILALLLSFSLPTYAAKDAPKEKAAAVKKAASVKKEKEAAKADVKKETSKKQAAKEKEEDKKAVKAKASKEKETADNNERASAKNKTAKAAEVVADNKKASRKTEESKETAKDKKAAAAKSGKAKEQDKKPVEDKKDSKVKEPAKQAAEDKKDGKKTKEPVKKAAEDKKAEAKEAKEPAKKTIEDKKDAKKDTKAKEQNKKAEPKVEPKAASSVENDFKAAVTAAANDMETKKSFAKRNEGFIIHVNATLKQLQQTRNNLSGINRKQRDAWEKFQKLNADANQLKAEVSNTRAQISRFVSGNYKNSQPNAVALFLKNADAGQKTRFLRYTRYINNANDQVMRDLEKQQKELAAQEQKINNELAYLKKLQANIQASLRQQGVTNTAEQAESRRQNAQMAKEAQKKINHRENEQRLNNLLKDLEKRKAEQRKAEAEARKKAAEARLAAAEKARKEQAAAQQKAEAERAAMSTLTDEDMKLQAPNTQGFTVSNANSFSRMQGRLKKPVNGTLAGLFGQDRGDGEVWKGVFYNTVPAPVSSIASGTVTFAGELEGYGKVVVLDHGDGYVSIYSGLNEIDIAQNYAVNAGSKIGTSGTLPSGETGLYLEVRYNGQVMNPLSWIN is encoded by the coding sequence ATGCGTTACAAACCCCTCATTCTCGCCCTGTTGCTCAGTTTCTCCCTGCCAACCTATGCTGCCAAAGACGCGCCGAAAGAAAAAGCGGCCGCCGTCAAAAAAGCTGCGTCCGTGAAAAAAGAAAAAGAAGCCGCCAAGGCAGATGTAAAAAAAGAAACCTCAAAAAAACAAGCGGCAAAAGAAAAAGAGGAAGACAAAAAAGCGGTTAAAGCCAAAGCCTCCAAAGAGAAGGAAACCGCCGACAACAACGAACGCGCTTCAGCCAAAAACAAAACGGCTAAAGCCGCCGAAGTAGTTGCCGACAATAAAAAGGCCAGCCGCAAAACCGAAGAGTCTAAAGAAACGGCAAAAGACAAAAAAGCCGCAGCCGCAAAATCCGGCAAAGCCAAAGAACAAGACAAGAAACCTGTTGAAGATAAAAAAGACAGCAAAGTCAAAGAGCCTGCTAAACAAGCGGCCGAGGATAAAAAAGACGGCAAAAAAACCAAAGAGCCCGTAAAAAAAGCAGCCGAAGACAAAAAGGCCGAAGCTAAAGAAGCCAAAGAACCTGCAAAAAAAACTATTGAAGACAAAAAAGACGCTAAAAAAGACACAAAAGCCAAAGAACAAAACAAAAAAGCCGAGCCTAAAGTTGAGCCTAAAGCCGCTTCTTCAGTCGAAAACGATTTCAAAGCAGCCGTAACTGCCGCCGCCAACGATATGGAAACTAAAAAATCCTTTGCCAAACGCAACGAGGGTTTCATTATCCATGTCAATGCCACGCTCAAACAGCTGCAACAAACACGCAACAACCTCTCCGGCATCAACCGCAAACAACGCGACGCATGGGAAAAATTTCAAAAGCTCAATGCCGATGCCAACCAGTTGAAAGCCGAAGTTTCCAACACGCGCGCCCAAATTTCGCGCTTTGTGTCCGGCAACTATAAAAACAGCCAGCCCAACGCGGTTGCCCTCTTCCTGAAAAACGCCGATGCCGGTCAAAAAACCCGCTTCCTGCGTTACACGCGTTATATCAACAACGCCAACGACCAAGTCATGAGAGACTTGGAAAAACAACAGAAAGAACTGGCCGCGCAAGAGCAAAAAATCAACAATGAATTGGCTTACCTGAAAAAACTGCAAGCCAATATCCAAGCTTCGTTGCGTCAACAAGGCGTAACCAATACCGCAGAACAAGCCGAAAGCCGCCGTCAAAACGCGCAAATGGCCAAAGAAGCGCAAAAGAAAATCAACCACAGAGAAAACGAGCAACGCCTCAACAATCTCTTGAAAGATTTGGAAAAACGCAAAGCCGAGCAACGCAAAGCCGAAGCCGAAGCACGTAAAAAAGCCGCCGAAGCCCGCTTGGCCGCCGCTGAAAAAGCCCGCAAAGAGCAGGCTGCCGCCCAACAAAAAGCCGAAGCCGAACGCGCCGCCATGTCCACACTGACTGACGAAGACATGAAACTGCAAGCCCCCAACACCCAAGGCTTTACCGTCAGCAACGCCAACAGCTTCAGCCGTATGCAAGGCCGTCTGAAAAAACCGGTCAACGGCACACTGGCAGGCCTGTTTGGTCAAGACCGCGGCGATGGCGAAGTTTGGAAAGGCGTGTTCTACAATACCGTTCCTGCTCCGGTCAGCAGCATTGCCTCAGGCACGGTTACTTTTGCCGGCGAACTTGAAGGCTACGGCAAAGTAGTCGTTCTCGACCACGGCGACGGCTATGTCAGCATTTACTCCGGTCTGAACGAAATCGACATCGCCCAAAACTACGCCGTCAATGCAGGCAGCAAAATTGGCACCAGCGGCACTTTGCCGTCGGGCGAAACCGGCCTTTACCTTGAAGTCCGCTACAACGGACAAGTCATGAATCCGCTTTCCTGGATTAACTGA